The nucleotide window TTTCTGTTTGCTTGTAAGTCTCACACTCTTTCTGATGGTCGCCGGCGGTTGTATACCGTCCGCTCCCCCTGAAAAAGAACCAGTGAAGCAGTCTACCGCGCCGGCGCCCGAGCAGGCAACGCCCGTTGCCGAAACACCCATGGAGGAAATAGAATCGGCTCCCGCTCCTTCTGCAGCAGCAGAACCTAAAATCTCTTCTGTTCCCGAAATAACAAGTATACAGATTCCTTTCAATGAGGATGCGCCGCCGGAAGGCGCCATACTCCTGCCCGTCATTAGCTTCGTTCCCCTCACCGGGAAACAGGGATTCCGCTTAGAAGGGAAATTCCCCGTTGATGGGATCACCATGGACGGTACCGTAGAAATGACCGCTCCGGGCACCTGGCATTTATCGGGAACTTTTCAGAGCGATACAGAGCTCTTCGCCCCTAGTGAACCGGGCGTTCAAATCATGGGCGCCGCTAAAAGAAATGAAGAAGGTGTCCCCGTCTTCCTAGGTCTTGATCATACGGTAATGCTTTTTATGTCCGCGCCCTTACCCCCTGCCGACGCGCCTAAACTTGACAGTTTGAAAACCATCCCCTATCAGTTCGAATTTGAGGCGCCTGAAAATGCTGATTTTTCCATGATGCTGACCCCCTTTTAAGAGGCATTCATGGATCAAGAACAAAAAAAAGCAGCCGTAAGCCAACCTGTCTTTCCAAGTTTACGCGACCTCTGCCACCGTCATAATATTCGCTTCAAAAAGGCACTGGGTCAGAATCTGTTGCTTGACGAAAATATCAATGCCATTATGGTGGATGCCGCCGAGCTTGACAGCGCAGACAGTGTCATAGAAGTGGGAGCGGGACTGGGCGCCTTGACCAAGCGCATGATTAACAAGGCAGGACAGATCTTGTCTGTGGAAATCGATGCTTCGTTTATGCCCTGTTTAGAAGAGCAATTCTCTGCCTTTCCCCATGTCCATCTGTTCCGCGGCGACATCCTTAATCATGACCTGGAAGAACTTATCGAAAGCTACTTGCCCGAGGCGCAGCGGCTCAAAATGGTCTCCAATCTGCCCTACTATATCACCACTCCCGTACTCTTTCATTTTCTAGAGTCACCCATCTACTTTGAGCGTTTGGTAACCATGGTGCAGTTGGAAGTTGGAGAACGACTTACCGCTCCCGTAAATGCGGAAAACTATGGCGCCCTCACTCTTGCCGCACGGCTTTACGCGGAAACAGATATCGTGCACCGTGTCCCCGCCTCCTGTTTTTTGCCCAAGCCCAAAGTAGACAGTGTTGTTGTTCGGTTTCGCTGCAGGAAAGAACCGCTCTTACCCGAAATGGATATCCCGTGGGTGATGAAAGTGGTACGCACGACCTTTCAGAAGCGGCGCAAGACGCTGCGCAATACCTTGACAGGTCCGGCGCTGAATCTGACAAAGGAGGAGGCTATGGATGCCCTTGCTCATGCGGATATAGACCATGGCCGACGACCGCAGACTTTGGACTGGCGTGAGTTCACTGCCCTTGCCCAAGCGATCAAAGAGGTCAAAGCAACTTCTGCAGACAAAAGCACGGAGCAGGGGGCTGAGTAAGAACCAGCCCCCACTGCCGACGCGCTGCACGCTTATAACAACGCATTCAGTTCAATGAGTGCATCCCGTGCGTTCGCGTAATTCTCAAGGATTTCCTGTTTGGTTTCCAAAGTGCTTCTGTACTCTGCCAAGACTTCGAAAAGAGAAGCGCCGCCCATAACCAACGCGCTTTCCAGGATTTGCTGGGTCGTTTCTTGTTTGGGCAATACTTCGGTGCTTAAGTGCTCGGCAAGGGTCAAAAACCGCTTGCCCTTAAGCAATAAATCGGTAAGTTCTCTGAACTCTTCCTGATATTTCGCTTCATTTTCCGCTCGGATACGCTGCACACGCGCCTTCGCGGCATGAATAGCACCCTGATTGCGGTCGAAGAGGGGCAGATCAACGCTTATCCCCACATCCATCCTGTTCGTACGATCTTCTGTCAAGCGGCGCAGCCCAACCTGCAAGCCCGGCTCGGGAATGGCGGAACGTTGTTCTGCTCGAAC belongs to Candidatus Hydrogenedentota bacterium and includes:
- the rsmA gene encoding ribosomal RNA small subunit methyltransferase A → MDQEQKKAAVSQPVFPSLRDLCHRHNIRFKKALGQNLLLDENINAIMVDAAELDSADSVIEVGAGLGALTKRMINKAGQILSVEIDASFMPCLEEQFSAFPHVHLFRGDILNHDLEELIESYLPEAQRLKMVSNLPYYITTPVLFHFLESPIYFERLVTMVQLEVGERLTAPVNAENYGALTLAARLYAETDIVHRVPASCFLPKPKVDSVVVRFRCRKEPLLPEMDIPWVMKVVRTTFQKRRKTLRNTLTGPALNLTKEEAMDALAHADIDHGRRPQTLDWREFTALAQAIKEVKATSADKSTEQGAE